One Alkaliphilus sp. B6464 genomic window carries:
- a CDS encoding helix-turn-helix domain-containing protein → MNFSERLRSLRKDLNLTQEELAQKLNKTRSTIAGYETERKQPDYETLKFIADFFDVSIDYLLGRTHDRNPTVRISIEEEPDKCKKSNEIFEDIENLSPESQEELKKLIELYKIRDMQKRNDEISDELTK, encoded by the coding sequence TTGAATTTTTCAGAAAGATTACGATCACTTAGAAAAGATTTGAATCTTACGCAAGAAGAACTAGCACAGAAACTTAATAAAACTCGTTCTACTATTGCAGGATATGAAACTGAGAGAAAACAACCAGATTATGAAACATTAAAATTTATTGCTGACTTTTTTGATGTTTCTATTGATTATCTTCTTGGAAGAACTCATGACAGGAACCCTACTGTACGAATATCAATAGAAGAAGAACCTGATAAATGTAAAAAATCTAATGAAATATTTGAAGATATCGAGAACTTATCTCCTGAAAGCCAAGAAGAGTTAAAAAAGTTAATAGAGCTTTATAAAATAAGAGATATGCAGAAGCGTAACGACGAGATTTCTGATGAATTAACCAAATAA
- the ltrA gene encoding group II intron reverse transcriptase/maturase, producing MNAIKANNTKEKVRKLQRKLYLAAKLNSKRRFHALYDKVYGEDILMEAWKRVKSNGGIGGIDQITIADVEKYGVDKFLIEIQTELKQGKYHPKPVKRTYIPKGKDQRRPLGIPVIRDRVIQMAVKIAIEPVFEADFKDCSYGFRPKRNAHQALDRIRKDTANKGWWVVYADIKGYFDNINHEKLMLLVKQRISDRRILKMIWKWLRAGVMEKGEIYNSTIGSPQGGVISPLLSNIYLHYLDTKWEKHCSHLGKLIRYCDDFVIISRTKKEAEHALKAVKYIMGKLELGLHPEKTKLVNMWDGKDGFDFLGFHHRRKTTETSKGQRFQETHQFPSQKAMQKMRDNIKGVFASRSTLLLEVQDMIRILNPKIIGMRNYYGLKNAGKQLNKMDWYIIKKFTLWYNYKTQNNRRYAGISKVRQTIYKNGLRKLAG from the coding sequence GTGAATGCCATTAAGGCTAACAACACCAAAGAAAAAGTTCGAAAACTTCAAAGGAAGCTATACCTTGCAGCCAAATTAAACAGCAAGCGAAGATTCCATGCCTTATACGATAAAGTATATGGAGAAGATATACTTATGGAGGCATGGAAAAGAGTAAAATCTAATGGTGGAATAGGTGGAATTGACCAAATTACAATAGCAGATGTAGAAAAATATGGAGTAGATAAATTTCTGATAGAAATACAAACAGAATTAAAACAAGGGAAATACCATCCTAAACCTGTGAAAAGAACCTATATCCCGAAGGGTAAAGACCAAAGGAGACCTCTAGGGATACCAGTGATTAGAGATAGGGTTATACAAATGGCGGTTAAAATAGCTATTGAACCTGTATTTGAGGCTGATTTTAAAGACTGTTCCTACGGCTTTAGACCTAAGAGGAATGCTCACCAAGCCTTAGATAGAATACGAAAAGATACAGCAAACAAGGGATGGTGGGTAGTATATGCTGATATTAAAGGATATTTTGATAACATTAATCATGAAAAGTTAATGTTATTGGTAAAACAGAGAATATCAGATAGAAGAATTCTTAAAATGATTTGGAAATGGTTAAGGGCTGGAGTCATGGAAAAGGGAGAGATATATAACAGTACAATTGGAAGCCCGCAGGGCGGAGTAATTTCTCCATTATTGTCAAATATCTACCTTCATTATCTGGATACAAAATGGGAAAAACACTGTAGCCACCTTGGAAAACTCATAAGATATTGTGATGATTTTGTAATAATCAGTAGAACAAAGAAAGAAGCAGAACATGCCTTAAAAGCCGTGAAATATATTATGGGAAAGCTGGAATTAGGACTGCATCCTGAGAAAACGAAGCTAGTCAATATGTGGGATGGAAAAGATGGGTTTGATTTTCTTGGATTTCACCATCGGAGGAAAACTACAGAAACCTCTAAAGGACAGAGATTTCAAGAAACTCACCAGTTTCCATCACAAAAAGCTATGCAGAAGATGAGGGACAATATCAAAGGTGTATTTGCCAGCAGGTCAACGTTGTTGCTGGAGGTACAAGATATGATTAGAATCTTAAATCCTAAAATAATTGGTATGAGAAACTATTACGGATTGAAGAATGCAGGGAAACAGCTGAATAAAATGGATTGGTATATCATAAAGAAATTTACTTTATGGTATAACTACAAAACCCAAAATAATAGGAGATATGCTGGAATCTCAAAGGTTCGACAGACTATTTATAAAAATGGGCTCAGAAAACTTGCTGGTTGA
- a CDS encoding SIR2 family protein, which translates to MVEKQLDIFFRQIQSFFNPNTVLIVGSGLSCAEGISGMGNLAKELLKKVPSQIKNDSQDLWYKIKGDLIDENSIIRDDVNLEATLLKFSPNEDIENIIRNITTDLIKREEQQVIQKVVKGERNLKFSNFIKRFSLSENGLTIITTNYDRLIEIACEIEGIPVDNLFYGKNISVLNESKSKMSFCEKIINHGKSIKLSLAKKIVIYKPHGCLSWYLYNGNPIHSNFDLNLDRLVVTPGGNKYKLGYNTPFDIHRTKANSAISNASKFIIIGYGFNDDHLETYLKQRIISGIPTLILTRSLSQNTRNIIKGKENVISISYFKEDVNSGSEVFFDNTIYKIPDKHWWDIENLIEGVFGYE; encoded by the coding sequence ATGGTTGAAAAACAACTAGATATTTTTTTTAGGCAGATTCAATCTTTTTTTAACCCGAATACTGTTTTAATAGTTGGGTCTGGTCTATCTTGCGCCGAAGGAATTTCAGGCATGGGGAATTTAGCAAAAGAATTATTAAAGAAAGTACCTAGCCAAATTAAAAATGATAGTCAAGATTTATGGTATAAAATAAAAGGTGATTTAATAGATGAAAATTCTATAATTAGAGATGATGTAAATCTCGAAGCAACATTACTTAAATTTTCACCAAATGAAGATATTGAAAATATAATCCGAAATATAACTACGGATCTAATAAAAAGAGAAGAACAGCAAGTTATTCAGAAAGTAGTCAAGGGAGAAAGAAATTTAAAGTTTTCAAATTTCATTAAAAGATTTAGTTTGTCTGAAAATGGATTAACTATAATAACTACTAATTATGACAGGCTAATAGAAATTGCATGTGAAATAGAAGGAATACCTGTAGATAATTTATTTTATGGTAAAAATATTTCTGTATTGAATGAAAGCAAAAGTAAAATGAGTTTCTGTGAGAAAATTATTAACCATGGAAAATCAATTAAACTATCCTTAGCTAAAAAAATTGTAATTTATAAACCTCATGGATGTTTGAGTTGGTATCTGTATAATGGTAATCCAATTCATTCAAACTTTGATCTAAATTTAGATAGATTAGTTGTTACTCCTGGAGGTAATAAATATAAATTAGGATATAATACTCCTTTCGATATACATAGAACAAAAGCAAATTCAGCTATTTCTAATGCTTCAAAATTCATTATAATAGGATACGGATTTAATGATGATCATTTAGAAACATATTTAAAGCAACGTATTATTAGTGGTATTCCAACATTAATATTGACTAGAAGCCTAAGTCAAAATACTAGGAATATTATAAAGGGAAAAGAAAACGTTATATCAATTTCGTATTTTAAAGAAGATGTAAATTCAGGTTCTGAAGTGTTTTTTGATAATACTATCTACAAAATTCCCGATAAACACTGGTGGGATATAGAAAATTTAATAGAGGGGGTATTCGGTTATGAATAA
- a CDS encoding FRG domain-containing protein, producing the protein MIRKKYECSDDLKEIILIESLDDLQKLSESRQSLMWFRGVSRASYRLVPKVIRNAEVISDQFGRYVEPRNIRSNDSGDQYLFPNFMKMLDVFKQVVSKKEINNAITDFDWLFIAQHYGLPTPLLDWTTDFLVALWFATEESQDMMSFADQLKEDSMFNPLNDLRIYEFSRDLSAIYIINPCKINKMSIDFKNVNDPIDVDKYYDLMKTFLNTGERPYLPLCIKGKDIDVRLRNQKGNFTIHGLNIWPIDYYTVFRNNLTKILIPSELRYDIKMYLETLGINRDFIYNGFDAKEYAAEAIGIYENEIFNRNITIIRNSNSKA; encoded by the coding sequence ATGATAAGAAAAAAATATGAATGCTCAGATGACCTAAAGGAAATTATTTTAATAGAAAGCCTTGATGATTTGCAGAAATTATCAGAAAGTAGACAATCTTTAATGTGGTTTAGAGGTGTTTCAAGAGCAAGCTATCGATTGGTGCCAAAAGTTATAAGAAATGCAGAAGTCATATCAGATCAATTTGGAAGATATGTAGAGCCAAGAAATATAAGATCTAATGATAGTGGTGATCAGTACTTATTTCCAAATTTTATGAAGATGTTGGATGTATTCAAGCAAGTAGTATCAAAGAAGGAAATTAATAATGCTATCACAGATTTTGATTGGCTTTTTATAGCTCAACATTATGGATTACCTACGCCGTTATTAGATTGGACAACTGATTTCCTTGTTGCGCTATGGTTTGCTACAGAAGAATCTCAAGATATGATGTCATTTGCAGATCAATTAAAAGAAGATTCTATGTTTAATCCACTTAATGATCTAAGAATATATGAATTTTCCAGAGACTTATCCGCTATTTATATAATAAATCCATGTAAAATAAATAAAATGAGTATAGATTTTAAAAATGTAAATGATCCAATTGATGTAGATAAATATTATGATTTAATGAAAACATTTTTAAATACAGGAGAACGCCCTTATTTACCGTTGTGTATAAAGGGAAAAGATATTGATGTTCGATTACGTAATCAAAAAGGGAATTTTACTATACATGGTTTAAATATTTGGCCAATAGATTATTATACTGTATTTAGAAATAATTTAACCAAAATACTTATTCCATCAGAATTGAGATATGATATTAAGATGTATTTAGAAACTTTGGGGATTAATAGAGACTTTATTTATAATGGATTTGATGCCAAAGAATATGCAGCCGAAGCAATTGGCATATATGAAAATGAAATTTTCAATAGAAATATTACTATTATTAGAAATAGTAACTCAAAGGCATAA
- a CDS encoding antitoxin VbhA family protein: protein MKDIEQIIKEVNGTMAMEGMPLTEEDKERLKLCLSNKVSFEEMKKRIIKKHTRNI, encoded by the coding sequence TTGAAGGATATAGAGCAAATAATTAAAGAAGTCAATGGAACGATGGCCATGGAAGGGATGCCCTTAACTGAAGAAGATAAAGAAAGGCTTAAACTATGTTTATCGAATAAAGTTAGTTTTGAAGAAATGAAAAAAAGAATTATTAAAAAGCATACTAGAAATATATAG
- a CDS encoding nuclease-related domain-containing protein → MAQMFPPTIEGFQEEHHSEIEFFSFLKLRLPDNYYVFWNIRVNKRKPDFIIVGPDLGLVVLEVKDWALGTISRSDLKKYYFKPYGVSEINPYEKAETFREKVEEALCEEIGLLQQDGIYKNRIKFSRASGVVFTNINRIDFESSTHRNSIDSEFILFKNDIQNIKTPEQLIKKLKAMFVPEKSFYFEPLSLDDMSLVRKVLFRDSIFYTELDTKIIDAGYDVENDLVESYTSSTDVTGDVKEEVMLEYLNHKRKFPFKKIIFSLFVLTFLASLPYLHKIVESYEYQGKSISEYIGSLFNSNINVLGKNSEENIDLFPPTMILKVQNNPYGKGTYILIQDGKNYISSKTFPKDSYIEFYNDRKIIIYNSKTSETKEFIAENDVIKLEVGNAYTKIYLNGIEHKFVKNFKYNFIDNKIVN, encoded by the coding sequence ATGGCACAAATGTTCCCACCTACTATAGAAGGGTTTCAAGAAGAACATCATAGTGAAATAGAATTCTTTTCCTTTCTTAAGCTTAGGTTACCTGACAACTATTATGTTTTTTGGAATATAAGAGTTAACAAAAGAAAACCTGACTTTATAATAGTAGGACCAGATTTAGGCTTGGTGGTATTAGAAGTAAAAGATTGGGCTTTAGGCACAATATCTCGATCTGACTTAAAAAAATATTACTTCAAACCATATGGCGTTTCTGAAATTAATCCTTATGAAAAAGCAGAAACATTTAGAGAAAAAGTAGAAGAAGCGCTATGTGAAGAAATAGGTCTACTACAACAAGATGGAATTTATAAAAATAGGATTAAATTTAGCAGGGCTTCAGGAGTTGTTTTTACTAATATAAACAGAATTGATTTTGAGAGTAGTACCCATCGGAATTCTATAGATAGTGAATTTATTCTATTTAAAAACGATATACAAAACATAAAAACTCCTGAACAGTTAATCAAAAAACTTAAAGCTATGTTTGTGCCTGAAAAGAGTTTCTATTTTGAACCTTTATCTTTAGATGATATGTCATTAGTAAGGAAGGTTTTATTTAGAGATTCCATTTTTTATACTGAACTTGATACTAAAATAATAGATGCCGGTTATGATGTTGAAAATGACCTGGTCGAAAGTTACACTTCTTCTACAGATGTTACAGGAGACGTTAAAGAAGAAGTTATGCTTGAATATCTAAACCATAAAAGGAAATTTCCATTTAAAAAAATAATTTTTTCACTCTTTGTCTTGACATTTCTTGCTAGCCTTCCATACTTACATAAAATAGTAGAAAGTTATGAATATCAGGGTAAAAGTATTTCTGAATACATTGGTTCTCTTTTCAACTCAAATATTAATGTATTAGGCAAAAATTCTGAGGAAAATATTGATTTGTTTCCTCCTACAATGATTTTAAAAGTTCAAAATAATCCTTATGGCAAAGGGACTTATATACTTATACAGGACGGTAAAAATTATATATCTAGTAAGACTTTCCCTAAAGATTCTTATATTGAATTTTATAACGATAGAAAAATCATTATATATAACAGCAAAACTTCGGAAACAAAAGAATTTATTGCAGAAAACGATGTAATAAAATTGGAAGTTGGCAATGCCTATACAAAAATTTATTTGAATGGTATCGAGCATAAGTTTGTGAAAAATTTTAAGTATAATTTTATTGATAATAAGATAGTTAATTGA
- a CDS encoding helix-turn-helix transcriptional regulator has product MRGFTHAELSKKIDIARTSYTNIENGKKNPSLAVAIRIKNILKYKNDNIFNNENISK; this is encoded by the coding sequence ATGCGTGGATTCACACATGCAGAATTATCAAAAAAGATTGATATAGCAAGGACATCTTATACTAATATTGAAAATGGAAAAAAGAACCCTTCACTAGCTGTAGCTATAAGAATAAAAAACATTCTTAAATATAAAAATGATAATATTTTCAATAATGAAAATATAAGCAAGTAG
- a CDS encoding ATP-binding protein: MNKTTIFDFKEDSKIGQVISVDTSNIIISVSNFEIMGCISIGHIVAVKSIYEHELLICIIEKVSRKQNESLQIDGFEDDFPIEFNANDLIRVAIIGTFKSIDGLKHNVFRRGANIFPNIDSECFLVNGENLQRFMGLLGNDIEQRQQLIIGTFANDTNSKAILDGNKLFQRHASILGSTGSGKSWCVATILEKANELKYPNIIVFDMHGEYTSLTRGEKPIAELYKIAGPGDLDKKSDNLIFLPFWLLNREEILSTILDRSDNNAPNQASRFTVHLKDLKTATLDSNNDEDIKRSFTVDSPIPYSIDDLINLLKKDDTEMIPGSRGDKKGDWNGKLTRFISRLETKLEDKRYAFLYRPKKECNNYNWINTFISSLLCIKENGKGIKIIDFSEVPSDILPVITGTLARILYDVQFWTDSEKRTPFTLLCDEAHLYLPVKDDADSVQKQALYNFERIAKEGRKYGVSLLVVSQRPSDVSKTILSQCNNFIVLRLTNDRDQNVVKNLIPDSLKGVIDCLPILDVGEALILGDCILLPNRIKLQEPNLKPESNTIAFWKEWNESKPSEGEIHKAIRNLRAQSRLDN; the protein is encoded by the coding sequence ATGAATAAAACAACAATATTTGATTTTAAAGAAGACTCAAAAATCGGACAAGTAATTAGCGTAGATACATCTAATATTATTATTAGTGTATCTAATTTCGAAATTATGGGATGTATCAGTATTGGACATATTGTAGCCGTTAAAAGTATTTATGAACATGAACTATTAATATGTATAATTGAAAAAGTTTCCAGAAAACAAAATGAATCTCTTCAAATAGACGGCTTCGAAGATGACTTTCCTATTGAGTTTAATGCTAATGATTTAATAAGAGTGGCTATCATTGGAACTTTCAAAAGTATAGATGGTTTAAAACATAATGTATTTAGAAGAGGAGCAAATATCTTTCCTAACATAGATAGTGAATGTTTTCTAGTTAATGGTGAGAATTTACAACGCTTTATGGGCTTATTGGGAAATGATATTGAGCAAAGGCAACAGCTTATAATTGGAACCTTTGCTAATGATACAAATTCTAAAGCAATCCTAGATGGTAATAAATTATTTCAAAGACATGCAAGCATTCTTGGAAGTACAGGTTCTGGAAAAAGTTGGTGTGTAGCTACTATTTTGGAAAAAGCTAATGAATTAAAGTATCCAAATATTATTGTTTTTGATATGCATGGGGAATACACCTCTCTAACCAGAGGTGAAAAACCGATTGCAGAATTATATAAAATTGCTGGTCCTGGTGATTTAGACAAAAAGTCCGATAATTTAATTTTTCTGCCATTTTGGCTGTTAAATCGTGAAGAAATATTATCGACAATATTAGATCGAAGTGATAATAATGCTCCCAATCAGGCATCCAGATTTACAGTACATTTAAAGGACTTAAAAACAGCAACTTTAGATAGTAACAATGATGAAGATATAAAAAGGTCATTTACAGTAGATTCTCCTATTCCCTATTCAATAGATGATTTAATTAATTTATTAAAAAAAGATGATACAGAAATGATTCCAGGATCAAGGGGTGATAAAAAAGGAGATTGGAATGGAAAACTCACAAGATTTATTTCCAGATTAGAAACTAAACTAGAAGACAAAAGATATGCATTTTTATATAGGCCTAAGAAAGAATGTAATAACTATAACTGGATTAATACTTTTATTTCAAGCTTATTATGTATAAAAGAAAATGGTAAAGGAATTAAAATAATAGATTTTTCTGAAGTACCTTCAGATATACTACCTGTAATTACTGGAACCTTAGCGCGAATATTATATGATGTTCAATTTTGGACAGATAGTGAAAAAAGGACTCCTTTTACATTACTTTGCGACGAGGCTCATTTATATTTACCAGTAAAAGATGATGCAGATTCAGTTCAAAAACAGGCTCTATATAATTTTGAAAGAATTGCTAAAGAAGGGCGTAAATATGGCGTTTCATTGCTTGTAGTTAGCCAAAGACCATCCGATGTTAGCAAGACTATTTTAAGTCAATGTAATAATTTTATTGTATTAAGATTAACCAATGATCGTGATCAAAATGTAGTAAAAAACCTAATTCCAGATTCTTTAAAAGGTGTCATTGATTGCTTACCTATTTTAGATGTAGGAGAAGCTCTAATCTTAGGTGATTGTATATTATTGCCTAATAGAATTAAGTTACAAGAACCTAATCTAAAACCTGAAAGTAATACTATTGCATTTTGGAAGGAATGGAATGAATCTAAACCAAGCGAAGGTGAAATTCACAAAGCAATCAGAAATTTAAGAGCTCAATCTAGGTTGGATAATTAA
- a CDS encoding C39 family peptidase, producing MKKILTQSIFDEEIRNKILIGIISIFLLILVLLLALVSFPSILINILFSSPAENLDLSEDIAKVAVYQDTVFKVDNLNKEWIEKTKKENSYCDEIIVEYTYDLTWQALISIDSVLLNQEFDNLDEKRIQEIALKFIERGVEISEEEYEEEYEVDIIDSNGNPKTITETQTVKIKVAIITVNTRSFEDVLFDVGITTEENIFIATNILHNIASIDVENSLNIYDGYQIDFSQLKEYPEGYANIPYYNQTDKRWGSLPYGSSTILSAGCGPTSLAMVVSGLVDNKVTPDIVADWSYRNGHRAEGTGSYWSLMTDGGKYYGLNVEAISRRNPNDILKALSDGYPVIVAMGKGQFTNGGHFIVLRGVTEEGKILVHDSASVERSNKEWDLSIIMNESSKIAGVNGSPFWIFRP from the coding sequence ATGAAAAAAATATTAACTCAAAGTATTTTTGATGAAGAGATAAGAAATAAAATATTGATAGGCATAATATCTATTTTTCTTTTAATTTTAGTATTGCTCCTAGCACTTGTTAGTTTTCCTTCCATATTGATCAATATATTGTTTAGTAGTCCAGCGGAAAACTTAGATTTATCAGAAGACATAGCTAAGGTGGCAGTATATCAAGATACTGTATTTAAGGTAGACAATCTTAATAAAGAGTGGATAGAAAAAACTAAGAAAGAAAATAGTTATTGTGATGAAATTATTGTTGAATATACCTATGATCTAACATGGCAGGCTTTAATCTCTATCGATTCTGTATTATTGAACCAAGAATTTGACAATTTAGATGAGAAGAGGATACAGGAAATCGCTTTGAAATTTATTGAAAGGGGCGTTGAAATATCAGAAGAAGAATATGAGGAAGAGTATGAAGTAGATATCATTGATAGCAATGGAAATCCTAAAACTATTACAGAAACTCAAACAGTGAAAATTAAAGTAGCCATTATAACAGTGAATACTAGAAGTTTCGAAGATGTTCTCTTTGATGTAGGGATTACTACTGAGGAGAACATTTTTATTGCTACAAACATATTGCATAATATCGCATCCATAGATGTAGAAAATAGTTTGAATATTTACGATGGATATCAGATAGATTTTAGCCAGCTTAAGGAGTATCCGGAAGGGTATGCAAATATTCCTTATTATAACCAAACAGATAAGAGATGGGGAAGTCTTCCTTATGGAAGCAGCACAATATTAAGTGCAGGCTGTGGTCCAACTTCCTTGGCCATGGTTGTATCTGGATTAGTAGACAACAAAGTAACACCGGATATAGTAGCAGATTGGAGTTATAGAAATGGACATAGAGCAGAAGGGACAGGGAGCTATTGGTCCCTAATGACGGATGGAGGAAAATATTATGGACTTAATGTCGAAGCGATCAGCAGGAGAAATCCGAATGATATACTTAAGGCCCTTAGTGATGGGTATCCGGTAATCGTTGCTATGGGAAAAGGTCAATTTACAAATGGCGGCCATTTTATAGTTCTAAGAGGCGTTACAGAAGAAGGAAAGATATTAGTACATGATTCAGCTAGTGTTGAAAGAAGTAACAAGGAATGGGATTTATCTATTATTATGAATGAGAGCAGTAAAATTGCAGGAGTAAATGGCAGTCCATTTTGGATATTCAGACCATAA
- a CDS encoding Fic/DOC family protein encodes MNENYSYSYEWDSKYCYANSFVLKNKFNITNNEQLEIAEREYTALSIAEIKHTPVKGNLDLKHLQSIHKQIFNDIYDWAGELRTVNISKGNSFYNHMYILEGAEEIFSKLKRENYLIGISQPDIHDKLAYYLGEINVLHPFREGNGRAQRIFIEYLAQVAGYSIDFSNITDIEMIEASVEAFNCNYNKMTEIFKKATKTNSREEQVNFINSIALKNSSIVKTYEKLYGEIEDVLLEDDWDLER; translated from the coding sequence ATGAATGAAAACTATAGTTATAGCTATGAATGGGACAGTAAGTATTGTTATGCCAATTCATTTGTATTAAAAAATAAATTTAATATAACTAATAACGAGCAGCTGGAAATAGCCGAGAGGGAATATACGGCTTTATCTATAGCTGAAATAAAGCATACACCGGTTAAAGGGAATTTAGACTTGAAACACCTACAATCTATTCATAAGCAGATTTTTAATGATATTTATGATTGGGCTGGAGAATTGAGAACAGTAAATATCTCAAAAGGCAATTCATTCTATAATCATATGTATATTTTAGAAGGTGCTGAAGAAATATTTTCTAAATTAAAGCGTGAAAATTATTTAATTGGGATATCACAGCCTGATATTCATGATAAACTTGCTTATTATTTGGGTGAAATTAATGTATTGCATCCATTTAGGGAAGGAAACGGAAGAGCACAAAGGATTTTTATAGAATACTTAGCACAAGTCGCAGGGTATAGCATTGACTTCTCTAATATAACAGATATTGAAATGATAGAAGCAAGTGTAGAAGCTTTTAATTGCAATTATAATAAGATGACTGAAATATTTAAAAAGGCTACGAAAACGAATTCTAGGGAAGAACAGGTTAATTTTATTAACAGTATTGCGCTTAAGAATAGTTCCATAGTGAAAACATATGAAAAGTTATATGGAGAAATAGAAGATGTATTACTGGAAGATGATTGGGACCTAGAAAGATGA
- a CDS encoding recombinase family protein, protein MKVYGYSRISRDEDKENYDAIITQNKIINEYSVNEIGLRPIKIFEDDNISGYTFNRPGLNELKALIEAGQVDILIMKDLSRLGRHNAKTLLFLEYLEEYDVRLILINDNYDSSTDDDDIIGIKTWYNERYIKDISRKIKSNLKMKQKTDGLITKVYFGYERDPDNKHGLIIDEEAASIVKKIFQLYIVGNGGRIIANILQDEGIPTPSRYQYNKTGKMISGSIADTWTGTHVMRIIKNDVYIGILRCGKTERKKINGKTERLKEELHIVHKEHHDPIISKKDFLLAQKILNNRLDNSVRGTSKGINLFIGFLKCGDCGGGFMKVNKKKSPPSYICTNNHLHGASFCSSHKIHEEQLKIIILDKLKLMKSYIENTTDELDKEINSMVHLKVNHEQSIKQYNMKIKDKKEEIKNYSKQLAKGIISEEIAAEVIKEANRELMRLESQLNEMIKIKEDSSNMKEKVFKSLDIINDIIESGDITRRNLEKLIRKITIKQLNKSSPGVKPLLNIDIEWDVFISSIYDDLNIQNHQ, encoded by the coding sequence ATGAAAGTATATGGGTATTCCAGAATATCTAGGGATGAAGATAAGGAAAATTACGATGCCATTATTACACAGAATAAAATAATCAATGAATACTCAGTTAATGAAATTGGACTTAGGCCTATAAAGATATTTGAGGATGATAATATATCGGGATACACATTTAATCGGCCAGGACTAAATGAGTTAAAGGCTTTAATTGAAGCTGGACAAGTAGATATATTAATAATGAAGGATTTATCTAGACTTGGAAGGCATAATGCTAAAACATTATTATTTTTAGAATATCTGGAAGAGTACGATGTTAGACTCATACTAATAAATGATAATTATGATAGCTCTACAGACGATGACGATATCATAGGTATAAAAACATGGTATAACGAAAGGTATATAAAGGATATATCTCGGAAGATAAAATCTAATTTAAAAATGAAGCAAAAAACAGATGGTTTAATAACAAAGGTCTATTTTGGCTATGAGAGAGATCCTGACAATAAACATGGGCTTATAATTGATGAAGAAGCAGCAAGTATAGTAAAAAAAATATTTCAATTATATATTGTTGGTAATGGTGGAAGAATTATTGCTAATATATTACAAGATGAAGGAATACCTACACCGTCTAGGTATCAATATAATAAAACTGGAAAAATGATCTCTGGTAGCATTGCTGATACATGGACGGGTACTCATGTAATGAGGATAATAAAAAATGATGTATATATAGGGATTCTTCGTTGCGGGAAGACGGAACGAAAGAAAATCAATGGTAAAACAGAACGTTTAAAAGAAGAATTACATATAGTTCATAAAGAACACCATGATCCAATAATATCAAAGAAGGATTTTTTATTAGCACAGAAAATATTGAATAATAGGTTAGATAATAGCGTAAGAGGCACTAGTAAGGGCATCAACTTATTTATAGGTTTTTTAAAATGTGGAGACTGTGGTGGTGGATTTATGAAAGTAAACAAGAAGAAAAGTCCACCTAGTTATATATGTACCAATAATCATCTTCATGGAGCTAGCTTCTGTAGTAGTCATAAGATCCATGAAGAGCAGCTGAAGATTATAATCCTGGATAAATTAAAATTAATGAAGAGTTATATTGAAAATACTACAGATGAATTAGATAAGGAAATAAATAGTATGGTCCATCTAAAAGTAAATCATGAGCAATCTATTAAGCAGTATAACATGAAAATCAAAGATAAAAAGGAAGAGATTAAGAACTATTCTAAGCAATTGGCCAAAGGAATTATATCAGAAGAGATCGCTGCTGAGGTAATTAAAGAAGCTAATAGAGAATTGATGAGATTAGAATCTCAGCTAAATGAGATGATTAAAATAAAAGAAGATAGTTCTAATATGAAGGAAAAAGTATTTAAGTCTTTAGACATTATAAATGATATAATAGAAAGTGGAGATATAACAAGGCGTAATCTTGAAAAACTCATCAGAAAAATTACGATTAAACAGTTAAACAAGTCAAGTCCAGGAGTAAAACCTCTCTTAAACATTGATATAGAATGGGATGTATTCATAAGTTCTATATACGATGACCTAAACATACAAAACCACCAATGA